A window of the Herpetosiphon gulosus genome harbors these coding sequences:
- a CDS encoding DNA translocase FtsK — protein MSTRKSAPKRQSGKKPTAATARKRGAAKQSIAPQIQIPQNLQREIFAVILVFLGLLTLLFSTFSGDQGVIGTQWNTAVARAFGTGKVLVPVALGILGGLMIFQERFSDSRLSGANILGTLMVLLSLLMLLEYPGYEIHREHPEFHVGAGGGVVGQTLLTILISGIGKGGALLFSVTIGLIGIMLTFNLTLRQIMASLFYYTGGLRILGRRLLGAPVRREPMFDDYPEEHFRPLELPAPQAMPKVSNKRRQAILEDTTNQEVVLTPIAERPAQASLFNRDLPEPNRPARRKEVAPPPVTPNAAGSMAPTKRLKPADDQTKSNQPKANAEDPNFIEPDEALTHRAWPLPTLNALDEFVEGQIGDEEKREKARIIEETLASFRVEARVVEANTGPAVTQFALQPAIGVKINKITSLQNDLALALAAPSLRIEAPVPGRSVVGIEIPNSAIATVAMRDVLGSEEFDAKRGKLKIPLGKDVSGTVVIADLAKMPHLLVAGSTGSGKSICINSIIISLLMKHTPNELKFIMVDPKMVELIVYNNIPHLLTPVVTELERVVSSLKWAVREMERRYKVFAKGGFRNLESYMQAARKRPDLEPMPYIVVIIDELADLMMLAPDEVETLICRLAQMARATGIHLILATQRPSVDVVTGLIKANFPTRIAFAVTSQIDSRVILDTPGAEQLLGRGDMLYLAVDAAKSIRVQGTFVSDGEVEKVVQFWRMQIPPELAKPDPANPQAKPAPSSQTSMGDVFLQADEQDELLPKAIELVRQHQRASASMLQRRLRIGYSKAAQLIELLEQRGIVGPAEGSRSREVLNPEQGAKAGDE, from the coding sequence ATGTCAACGCGAAAATCTGCGCCAAAGCGCCAAAGTGGCAAAAAGCCAACCGCTGCAACCGCCCGCAAACGGGGCGCAGCCAAACAATCAATCGCCCCGCAAATCCAAATTCCCCAAAATCTTCAGCGTGAGATTTTTGCGGTTATTTTGGTATTTTTGGGCTTATTGACGTTGCTATTCAGCACATTTAGCGGCGATCAAGGGGTGATTGGCACGCAGTGGAATACTGCTGTGGCGCGGGCTTTTGGCACTGGCAAGGTGCTGGTTCCGGTGGCGCTGGGCATTCTGGGTGGCCTGATGATCTTCCAAGAGCGATTTAGCGATAGCCGTTTGAGCGGCGCGAATATTCTTGGCACGCTGATGGTGCTGCTTTCGCTGTTGATGCTGCTGGAATATCCAGGCTATGAAATTCATCGCGAACACCCTGAGTTTCACGTTGGCGCTGGCGGTGGGGTGGTCGGCCAAACCTTGCTGACGATTTTGATCAGCGGGATTGGCAAGGGTGGGGCATTGCTCTTTTCAGTCACGATTGGGCTGATTGGGATTATGCTGACCTTTAATCTGACGCTACGCCAAATTATGGCCTCATTGTTCTATTACACTGGCGGTTTGCGTATTTTAGGTCGCCGCTTGTTGGGTGCTCCCGTTCGGCGTGAGCCAATGTTTGATGATTATCCTGAGGAGCATTTCAGGCCACTTGAATTACCCGCGCCGCAAGCCATGCCCAAGGTCAGCAACAAACGCCGTCAAGCGATTCTTGAAGATACAACCAACCAAGAAGTGGTGCTTACGCCAATTGCCGAGCGCCCGGCCCAAGCCAGTTTGTTCAATCGCGATCTGCCTGAGCCAAATCGGCCAGCCCGTCGCAAAGAAGTTGCGCCGCCACCAGTTACGCCAAATGCAGCTGGTAGTATGGCCCCAACCAAACGGCTCAAGCCCGCCGATGATCAAACCAAGTCTAATCAGCCAAAAGCCAATGCTGAAGATCCCAACTTTATCGAGCCAGATGAAGCGCTGACCCATCGCGCTTGGCCGTTGCCGACCCTCAACGCGCTCGATGAGTTTGTTGAAGGCCAAATTGGCGATGAAGAAAAACGCGAAAAAGCGCGGATTATCGAGGAAACCTTGGCCTCGTTTCGGGTTGAGGCGCGAGTGGTTGAGGCCAACACCGGGCCAGCAGTCACTCAATTTGCGCTCCAACCAGCGATTGGGGTCAAAATTAATAAAATCACCAGCCTCCAAAACGATTTGGCTTTGGCGCTTGCTGCGCCATCGTTGCGGATTGAAGCGCCAGTGCCAGGCCGCTCGGTGGTTGGCATCGAGATCCCCAATTCGGCGATTGCCACCGTGGCTATGCGCGATGTGCTTGGTAGTGAAGAGTTTGATGCTAAACGCGGCAAGCTCAAAATTCCGCTAGGCAAAGATGTTTCAGGTACGGTCGTGATTGCCGACCTGGCCAAAATGCCGCACTTGCTGGTGGCTGGCAGCACTGGCTCAGGTAAAAGTATTTGTATCAATTCAATCATTATTTCGTTGTTGATGAAACACACGCCCAACGAGCTGAAATTCATCATGGTTGACCCCAAAATGGTCGAATTGATCGTTTACAACAATATTCCGCATTTGCTCACGCCAGTGGTAACCGAACTTGAACGGGTGGTTAGCTCACTCAAGTGGGCCGTGCGCGAGATGGAACGCCGCTACAAGGTCTTTGCTAAGGGCGGTTTTCGCAATCTCGAAAGCTATATGCAAGCCGCCCGCAAACGCCCTGACCTTGAGCCAATGCCCTATATCGTGGTGATCATCGACGAGTTGGCCGATTTGATGATGCTTGCGCCGGATGAAGTTGAAACCTTGATTTGTCGTTTGGCTCAAATGGCTCGCGCCACCGGAATTCACTTAATTTTGGCGACCCAACGGCCATCGGTCGATGTCGTAACAGGCTTGATCAAGGCCAACTTCCCAACGCGGATCGCCTTCGCCGTGACTTCGCAAATCGACTCACGGGTTATTTTGGATACGCCTGGAGCCGAGCAATTGCTTGGCCGTGGCGATATGCTCTATCTGGCGGTCGATGCAGCTAAATCAATTCGGGTGCAAGGAACCTTTGTTTCCGATGGCGAAGTTGAAAAAGTTGTGCAATTCTGGCGCATGCAAATTCCACCAGAATTAGCCAAGCCCGATCCTGCCAACCCCCAAGCCAAGCCTGCGCCGAGCAGTCAAACCAGCATGGGTGATGTGTTTTTGCAAGCCGACGAGCAAGATGAACTACTGCCCAAGGCGATTGAATTGGTGCGCCAACATCAACGAGCCTCAGCCTCAATGCTCCAACGCCGCTTGCGGATTGGCTATAGCAAAGCTGCCCAATTGATCGAACTGCTCGAACAACGCGGAATTGTTGGGCCAGCCGAGGGCAGTCGTTCGCGCGAGGTGCTCAATCCAGAACAGGGAGCGAAGGCTGGCGATGAATAA
- a CDS encoding glucose-6-phosphate isomerase yields MSTQAIRFDYNNVMADVIGEHGLTEAEIEAALPHAAAAIEAVYAQRADLGWMDLPYQDTSEIIAQAQAVRARADTLVVLGIGGSALGPIATQTALQHPFYNNLPRELRRGPTLFVPDNVDPELNAGLLDVLDLERTVFNVITKSGTTAETMASFIYFREALAKRLGKDKLIDHLVLTTDPKKGALRQIADREGYPTLPLPASVGGRFSELCAVGLFPAAVTGIDINEMLAGAAYADKRSQERDPRKNPAAMCALIQFLLDKKGKNMVVMMPYAQRLRDVADWFRQLWAESLGKRVDRAGNVVNVGPTPIKSLGATDQHSQVQLYAEGPFDKLMHFLFVEQFQLEAPLSNAYPDINELSYLDGKSFSQLLKAEGEATQLAIAEAGRPSMAHYFPAVNAYTLGQFYYMLEMQTAFAGELYNINAFDQPGVEAGKIATYALMGREGYDARRHEIEQARGRSRSEFII; encoded by the coding sequence CTGTTTATGCTCAACGCGCCGATCTCGGCTGGATGGATTTGCCCTACCAAGATACCAGCGAAATTATTGCTCAAGCCCAAGCTGTGCGTGCTCGCGCCGATACTTTGGTAGTTTTGGGCATTGGTGGCTCAGCGCTTGGCCCAATTGCAACCCAAACGGCTCTCCAGCACCCATTTTATAATAATTTGCCACGTGAATTGCGCCGTGGTCCCACTTTGTTTGTGCCTGATAATGTTGACCCCGAGTTAAATGCTGGCTTGCTCGATGTACTTGATCTTGAGCGCACGGTGTTCAACGTGATTACCAAATCGGGTACAACTGCCGAAACCATGGCATCTTTCATCTACTTCCGCGAAGCCTTGGCCAAACGCCTCGGCAAGGATAAATTGATTGATCACTTGGTGTTGACGACTGATCCCAAAAAGGGAGCTTTGCGCCAAATCGCCGATCGTGAAGGCTATCCAACCTTGCCATTGCCAGCCAGCGTTGGCGGGCGTTTCTCGGAGCTGTGTGCTGTTGGGTTGTTCCCAGCAGCAGTTACGGGGATTGATATTAATGAAATGTTGGCTGGCGCAGCCTACGCCGACAAACGCAGCCAAGAGCGTGACCCACGCAAAAACCCCGCCGCAATGTGTGCATTAATCCAATTTTTGCTTGATAAAAAGGGCAAGAATATGGTTGTGATGATGCCCTATGCTCAGCGTTTGCGCGATGTAGCCGATTGGTTCCGCCAATTGTGGGCTGAAAGTTTGGGCAAGCGAGTTGATCGGGCTGGAAATGTGGTCAATGTTGGGCCTACACCAATCAAATCGTTGGGCGCAACCGACCAACACTCGCAAGTGCAATTGTATGCCGAAGGGCCATTCGATAAATTAATGCACTTCTTGTTTGTCGAGCAGTTCCAACTGGAAGCACCGTTGAGTAATGCCTACCCCGATATCAACGAACTTTCGTATCTCGATGGCAAGAGCTTTAGCCAATTGCTCAAGGCCGAAGGCGAAGCAACCCAGTTGGCAATTGCCGAAGCTGGCCGCCCGAGCATGGCTCACTATTTCCCAGCAGTCAATGCCTATACGCTTGGTCAGTTCTACTACATGCTCGAAATGCAAACCGCTTTTGCTGGCGAGTTGTACAACATCAACGCCTTTGATCAACCAGGGGTTGAGGCTGGCAAAATCGCCACCTACGCCTTGATGGGCCGCGAAGGCTACGATGCTCGCCGCCACGAAATTGAACAAGCTCGTGGTCGCAGCCGCAGCGAATTTATCATCTAA
- a CDS encoding glycosyl hydrolase, with amino-acid sequence MRRFLILIISLSWLLGILPPAHAEPPSDQPSDWWGIVVRDPAYEWNTNPAYPNAANQAFIDRMFDEIVAMGGRWVRFEFHSAWDGSSYGSFNLAQADYFVSAAHSRGLKVLALLGTDILRGPQAGVQHFDGGTVSGSIPTSNPDRELSPCPPAPIGCGVNAYQKAWLERAISIADYYRGRIDAYEIFNEPNFYFGLIGDTNGQQDEMNPYYLAQTITKLYRILRDASRNDQTPLIVGGLHPLTSNESGRTDRGYLQSLYQSAPFSNWANSHNGQYPIDGVAYHPYPAEMRRLISDNDFLPLVAPRLDSVIATMRSFDQTSQLWLTEIGTRGDSNNPSELQRQADFMRQFVATIYGRPEIANWFWFKYEDFPPANEAWGVVHINYDSNGAYDINGTVSLYKPSFYTYRDLVDHFRQRVWIPQVLNDVN; translated from the coding sequence ATGCGACGTTTTTTGATCTTGATCATAAGCCTTAGCTGGTTACTCGGAATATTACCACCCGCCCACGCCGAGCCACCAAGCGACCAACCAAGCGATTGGTGGGGCATTGTCGTGCGCGACCCAGCCTACGAGTGGAATACTAACCCAGCCTATCCGAATGCTGCCAATCAAGCCTTTATCGATCGCATGTTCGATGAAATTGTGGCCATGGGTGGGCGTTGGGTGCGCTTCGAGTTCCACAGCGCATGGGATGGCTCGAGTTATGGCAGTTTTAATCTAGCGCAGGCTGATTATTTTGTCAGTGCCGCCCATAGCCGTGGCTTGAAGGTGCTGGCTTTGCTAGGCACTGATATTTTGCGTGGCCCTCAAGCAGGCGTGCAGCATTTTGATGGTGGCACGGTTTCAGGCAGCATTCCCACTAGCAACCCCGACCGCGAGCTTTCACCCTGCCCACCAGCCCCGATTGGCTGCGGCGTGAATGCCTATCAAAAAGCATGGCTCGAGCGTGCGATCAGCATCGCCGATTATTATCGTGGCCGCATCGATGCCTATGAAATTTTCAACGAGCCAAATTTTTATTTTGGGTTAATTGGCGATACTAACGGCCAGCAAGATGAGATGAATCCCTATTATCTGGCCCAAACGATCACCAAACTGTATCGAATTTTGCGCGATGCCAGCCGCAACGATCAAACGCCGCTGATTGTTGGCGGTTTGCACCCATTAACTTCCAACGAATCAGGTCGCACTGATCGCGGTTATTTGCAATCACTCTACCAATCAGCGCCGTTCAGCAATTGGGCCAATAGCCACAACGGCCAATATCCAATTGATGGCGTGGCCTATCATCCCTATCCCGCCGAGATGCGCCGTTTGATCAGCGATAACGACTTTTTGCCTTTAGTCGCACCACGCTTGGATAGCGTCATTGCTACGATGCGCAGTTTTGACCAAACCAGCCAGCTTTGGCTGACCGAAATTGGCACGCGTGGCGACTCCAATAATCCTAGTGAGCTGCAACGTCAAGCCGATTTTATGCGTCAATTTGTGGCAACGATCTATGGCCGACCCGAAATTGCCAACTGGTTTTGGTTCAAGTACGAGGATTTTCCGCCTGCGAACGAGGCTTGGGGCGTGGTGCATATCAATTACGATAGCAACGGAGCCTACGATATTAACGGCACAGTCAGTTTGTATAAACCGAGTTTTTATACCTACCGCGATTTAGTTGATCATTTTCGTCAGCGGGTTTGGATTCCACAGGTGCTAAATGACGTTAATTAG
- a CDS encoding phosphoglycerate kinase, whose translation MNKQTIRDVAWSGKRALVRVDFNVPLDEARKVTDDTRIRAALPTINYLLEQGASVILMSHLGRPKKKVAEEFRLKPVADHLQSLLDAPVNYIQTTTGAEAEAAAQALQAGQVLLLENTRFDPREESNDPAMAEELAKLGDIYVNDAFGAAHRAHASTEGLAKFLPAVAGFLMEAELAALGKALDDPQRPFVTIIGGAKISDKIGVIENLLGKVDSLLIGGGMANTFLLAQNKAVGASLVEADSVAEAARLIDEAQGRGVKLLLPSDVVVADAFSAEANTQVLSVDDVPDGWRILDIGPETRQTYSQVVSEAKTVIWNGPMGVFELEPFAAGTRAVAQALADSSAITIIGGGDSVAAIEQMGLAEKMSHISTGGGASLELLEGKVLPGIAALNDK comes from the coding sequence GTGAACAAGCAGACCATTCGTGATGTAGCATGGAGCGGAAAACGAGCTTTGGTTCGGGTGGATTTCAATGTGCCGCTTGATGAAGCCCGTAAAGTCACTGATGACACCCGGATTCGGGCAGCGTTGCCTACGATCAACTATTTGCTCGAACAAGGTGCAAGTGTGATTTTGATGTCGCACTTGGGCCGCCCGAAGAAAAAAGTGGCCGAAGAATTCCGGCTCAAGCCAGTTGCCGATCATCTCCAATCACTGCTGGATGCCCCAGTCAACTATATTCAGACCACGACTGGCGCTGAGGCCGAAGCCGCTGCTCAAGCTTTGCAAGCAGGCCAAGTGCTGTTGTTGGAAAATACCCGCTTTGATCCCCGTGAAGAATCGAACGACCCTGCCATGGCCGAAGAATTGGCCAAACTTGGCGATATTTATGTGAATGATGCTTTTGGTGCGGCTCATCGTGCCCATGCCTCAACCGAAGGCCTCGCCAAATTCCTGCCAGCCGTGGCTGGTTTCTTGATGGAAGCCGAATTGGCGGCACTTGGCAAAGCCTTGGATGATCCTCAACGGCCTTTCGTTACGATCATTGGTGGCGCAAAAATCAGCGACAAAATCGGCGTAATCGAAAACTTGCTGGGCAAAGTCGATTCATTGCTGATCGGCGGCGGGATGGCTAATACCTTCTTGTTGGCCCAAAACAAGGCTGTTGGTGCTTCATTGGTCGAAGCCGATAGCGTGGCCGAAGCCGCTCGTTTGATCGACGAAGCCCAAGGTCGCGGCGTGAAGTTGTTGTTGCCCAGCGATGTCGTGGTAGCCGATGCCTTCAGCGCCGAAGCTAACACCCAAGTGCTGAGCGTCGATGATGTGCCCGATGGCTGGCGGATTCTCGATATTGGGCCTGAAACTCGCCAAACCTACTCGCAAGTGGTTAGCGAAGCTAAAACCGTGATTTGGAACGGCCCAATGGGCGTGTTTGAGCTAGAGCCATTTGCCGCTGGCACTCGCGCCGTTGCTCAGGCCTTGGCCGATAGCAGCGCCATCACAATCATTGGTGGTGGCGATTCAGTTGCTGCGATTGAGCAAATGGGCTTAGCCGAAAAGATGAGCCACATCTCAACTGGCGGTGGTGCTAGCCTCGAATTGCTCGAAGGCAAAGTGCTGCCAGGAATTGCCGCGCTCAACGATAAATAA